The proteins below come from a single Fastidiosipila sanguinis genomic window:
- a CDS encoding type I restriction-modification system subunit M: MINIRKLESELWESADLLRAGSKLTSNQYCMPVLGLIFLRYAYSRYKMVEAEILKGRPSRGGRVIPVEASDFAAKSALYLPKEAQYDYLLNLPEDISAAGLVNKDGHSMKSLGEVVNNAMQLIEDQSEQLVGVLPKSYTDFSDEILAELLRIFNNSALDEVGGDIIGRIYEYFLNKFAKNIASDDGVFFTPKSLVKMIVNIIEPKSGVLLDPACGSGGMFIQSGDFVNATGMNANRAMTFYGQEKVEYNAQLCLMNMAVHGLTGVIKSGDEANSFYHDAHNLDGCCDYVMANPPFNVDKVKAESCESAKRLPFGMPSINKNKEVGNANYLWISYFYSYLNEKGRAGFVMASSATDSQGKDKNIRESLIKTGHVDAMISVGNNFFYTKSLPCSLWFFDKGKADALKDKVLFIDARNYYTVVDRTLNEWSEWQLKNMNAIVWLYRGELDKYVDLLNEYRSALGSDKAFEDQVHELSKKEKSLRKEAKKAVKAAEKREKKKTQEAYDIKLADLSETLTIAKEANWLYEKFGDGVYTDVPGLCKLVSISEIEEKGWSLTPGAYVGVEPIEDDGVDFEERMTEIHKELLSLHKESNDLMDAISQNLKEMGL, translated from the coding sequence ATGATTAATATAAGAAAACTCGAATCAGAATTATGGGAATCTGCTGATTTATTACGTGCAGGTTCAAAGCTTACATCAAATCAATATTGTATGCCTGTGCTTGGGCTTATTTTCCTACGCTACGCATACAGCAGATACAAAATGGTTGAAGCAGAAATCTTAAAAGGACGTCCATCTCGTGGTGGTCGAGTTATACCTGTTGAGGCAAGTGACTTTGCAGCAAAGAGTGCATTATATCTTCCTAAAGAAGCACAGTATGATTATTTGTTAAATCTTCCAGAAGATATCTCAGCTGCTGGACTTGTTAATAAAGACGGTCATAGCATGAAAAGTTTAGGAGAAGTTGTCAATAACGCTATGCAGCTCATTGAAGATCAAAGCGAACAGTTGGTTGGTGTGCTTCCTAAAAGCTATACTGATTTTTCTGATGAGATTTTAGCAGAACTTCTTCGCATATTTAATAACTCTGCACTTGATGAAGTTGGTGGAGATATTATCGGAAGAATCTATGAGTACTTCTTAAATAAATTTGCAAAGAATATTGCATCAGATGACGGTGTTTTCTTTACACCTAAGTCTCTTGTAAAGATGATTGTTAATATTATCGAGCCTAAAAGTGGAGTCTTACTCGATCCCGCTTGCGGCAGCGGGGGTATGTTTATTCAGTCCGGGGATTTTGTAAATGCTACAGGAATGAATGCTAATAGAGCTATGACTTTTTATGGTCAGGAAAAGGTTGAATATAATGCTCAGCTTTGTCTGATGAATATGGCTGTACATGGACTTACAGGTGTGATTAAATCTGGTGACGAAGCAAATAGCTTTTATCACGATGCACACAACCTTGATGGCTGCTGCGATTACGTGATGGCAAATCCACCTTTCAATGTAGATAAGGTTAAAGCAGAATCATGTGAAAGTGCAAAACGCTTACCTTTTGGAATGCCAAGCATTAATAAAAATAAAGAAGTTGGAAATGCTAATTATCTTTGGATTTCTTATTTCTATAGTTATCTTAACGAAAAAGGTCGTGCAGGTTTTGTTATGGCTTCCTCTGCTACTGATAGTCAAGGTAAAGATAAAAATATCAGAGAAAGCCTTATTAAAACAGGCCATGTAGATGCGATGATAAGTGTTGGAAATAACTTTTTTTATACCAAATCACTACCTTGTTCTCTTTGGTTCTTTGATAAGGGAAAAGCTGATGCACTCAAAGACAAAGTCCTTTTCATTGATGCAAGAAACTATTATACAGTAGTTGACCGTACTCTTAACGAATGGTCTGAATGGCAACTTAAAAATATGAATGCCATTGTATGGCTTTACCGTGGAGAGCTTGATAAATACGTTGATCTTCTTAACGAGTATCGCTCTGCTCTAGGCAGTGATAAAGCTTTCGAGGACCAAGTGCATGAATTATCAAAAAAAGAAAAATCCCTTCGAAAAGAAGCAAAAAAAGCAGTCAAAGCGGCTGAAAAGCGTGAAAAGAAAAAGACTCAAGAGGCCTATGATATAAAGCTAGCAGACCTTAGCGAAACTCTCACAATAGCAAAGGAAGCAAACTGGCTCTACGAAAAATTCGGTGACGGCGTCTATACCGATGTCCCTGGTCTTTGTAAACTAGTATCCATTTCTGAAATTGAAGAAAAGGGCTGGTCACTAACTCCAGGAGCCTATGTAGGTGTGGAACCTATTGAAGATGATGGGGTAGACTTTGAAGAACGCATGACTGAAATTCACAAGGAACTTCTTTCTCTTCATAAAGAATCAAACGACTTGATGGATGCCATCTCGCAGAATTTGAAGGAGATGGGGTTATGA
- a CDS encoding helix-turn-helix domain-containing protein — protein sequence MEFPKEIKRIRQRCFLTQQDFAKEIQVAFSTVNRWEGGKAKPNLIAMKNIKEFCLKNDVDYTGVEDAWLDFKVEGKSK from the coding sequence ATGGAATTTCCAAAAGAAATTAAAAGAATCAGACAGAGATGTTTTTTAACACAGCAGGACTTTGCCAAAGAGATACAGGTGGCATTTTCTACTGTTAATAGATGGGAAGGCGGTAAAGCAAAGCCTAACCTTATTGCGATGAAAAATATAAAAGAGTTCTGCCTTAAGAATGATGTGGACTATACAGGTGTTGAAGATGCATGGCTTGACTTTAAGGTAGAGGGAAAATCGAAATGA